The genomic interval ctttggctTATGAAGCATGCATAACTGGAAGTCTTTATACCAGAAAATTGTTGGGTCTGTTTCACCAGCAGTAACGCTCCAGTGATGGGTCTTATACTAGCTGTATTTTGGTACAAAACTATTCAAATGTCTAGTGATTATGTGAATGAGGATCGGTAGAGCAAGCATAGTTTATTCGAGGGTTATACACCAATACTGATCTCAAGTGATGCACTCTTGGTTCTTACCTGCTGTATTTTCATCCATGGGCTTTTAATGTCTCATATTCATGCCTGtgacatttgaattttgaagcAACGAAAATCAAATGTATGTAATGAAagcaaattatttcttatgaTGGTTCTTTGACAAACATAGGTTGAAGCTTTGGTGGCAGATGGATGTCCAAAAGTCTGGGTTGTAACATCTGATGCATTGGAGCAACAATTGGCACATGGAGAAGTATGTTATCACCCTTTACAGGATTAGCTTCTTCGATCATGTATGTCTGATGTTAGACATTGTTGTATCGGTTTATGGTTAAGAACTAGTTCATTTTGTCAAGTTCTACCTCATATTTGAACATAAAGTAGCAGAAAACACATTTTGTATCCTACacatttaattactaaaatttcCCAATGGTCTCtcatctgaaaaaaaacaaacactgaATGTTTTATGTCCAAACTGAATATTTCCTTCAAAAGAGTTAGGCAGGAAAGATAATGTATAATGTTCAGACTTTTACATTTATGAGGAATGTACCAACATGTATGATGTGAAGCTCAGAAGTGAAAGTTTACATTCCCCTAAAAGATTTTGGTGTGGTTCTATCGTCAAATGTTTTATTCTTGATCGTTAAAAATCTCATTCCCACTGTATATTTTGTAGGGTGCTCTTATTTGGAGCTCTAATAGATTGGTCAAAGAGGTTAGTTCTTAATATTTTCATCAAGCACACATTACCTGTTCAAATAGATGTCCTTTACTTGAATATCTGATCACGTGCATTGTGCTGATATAACATACTTTTATACTGAATGTTTTGTTGTAATTTTGGTAGTAGatacttattttgttttatcttgtTGCTCTGCAGATAAAAGAATCAGAAAAGGAGCTTGATGAAGAGCTGAAGGAAACAAGGTTCAGGCTTCAAATGATTCCTGCCTCTTTTTTCCTcttatgtgtttggtttgagcATCTCACAGAAATTTCTGAATAACCTgtttatatttggattttgAAATCGGCAGGTCAACATCGTTGCAAGGGAAGCTTTTTCAGCACAAGCTGAAACCTAAAGTAGTTCATGCATTGAAAGATCTCCGGAATAAGCTTGAAGAACAAGAGCGGGGAAAGAGGTGACTACATGCTGGATGGCATGAACATGGAGTTGTAAAATGGCTGACAAGCGCACCTGCATTGGATCCGTAGGCAGGGCTGATTTAACATGGTGAGGGCATTGATATGATGTAATATAGGATCTGGGTTTTTGTAATGACCCAGTTTGTGCTTTGTGGAGAGAGGCTGAGGTAGGCTAGGCATGCTTtgcatcagaaattcagaaccTTGCAGCTCCAGAGAAGAAAGTTACGAGCTGTACAGTAATGTAAATAATATCAGCAGATTCCTCTTGATTAATCTTGCAGAAGCTCTCTTGCGTGGAAGATCATTGTACTTTattctttttgatttttttaaggatacgagagaggaagaatacgtgtatgtatatatgattcTGGATTTCAATGAATGTTACCGTTCGGTATGAAACTCTGTCAACATCTAGAGAGGAACATAGCCAGCAGTGCAGACAGATTAGTCAAAATATGTCCAAATCATCCATAATGAAGTAGCCAAGCCAAAACCATTCATCACATTCACACTGacatcgatggatggatgcctGGTGGCTACCTCCAGAACCATCGTTTGATCAGCAAAATCATCAACACCAATTCTGTTCACCGTTGTAACAGGTTCATCAACAACAATCAAAACCAGTATTCTGGGGGAAAATGTAACGAAAAATATCAACTGACCCCACAAAGAACAAGGGGTTGTTGATTTTATTATCAAGGTTTCCACCACAAATTAAGTTGTCTGAGTCTAATAAACATGCACAGAACACACAAGATGCAGCTAGATGAGTTGAACAAACAACACACGGGCTCAGCTCAGATAAGGCAACCAACAAGAGCACCATATGCTAAAGCACTAAGAGCACAGGGCATCACCATCTCTACTTCACTACCCTGTATGTTTATCAGCGGCACCTCAATCCTGCAAGGGTAATTCAGCGAATGAGATTAGCAAGGTCGCAACTGCATGGCCCAACATGGCCTTGACATGCATGGTTACTCCAGCAAGCTGGCTTTTGAATCACCTCCCCGGCTCCCTCCAATCTACTATTTGAAATGGCACATCCAATGTTTTGATAGGCATACACAATACACTACATTTCCTTTTGGACAGGTTCCAGCtaaagtttataaacataattatgaTACCATTTGAGGTTCTTATGAAAAACATATGTTCCTTGGATTGCATATTCCACATTTGATTGGAATGCTACTGCTAGCATGTGAACCTACACTGATTAATTACCAGAGACACAGAATTACCAGAGACACAAAGACCAGTGCTTATATCACAAGTTCAGTAAATGACTATTGAGCTCTAAGAGAGTCGAGGGCAATGCTGATTGATaatgtagtatatgtttatgtgTAACTGTTGTACAAATTGACTCTATGTTAGCTATTAGTGACATGGAAAGATTTTGGAGCgagtagttagctcttctaTTGACCTTGCTCTAAGGGACGACATATGCATCGAGAAACTCTTATTGTAACCACCCAGCTTCTTTTGAATCTGATCAGATAAACTGAGCTACAGCTACTGATTAGTGAACTCTTGAGCTGAAAATTTATGCTTTGGTAAACAATAcctacaaaaaaaatctttgtttGATCTCCCACTGTCTTTCTAGTCAAACAACATGACTAACCGGGTCTAGCATATGATCAATTTGACCAACAAGATGTAAGATGTCTAGCATACCtcatcgtcgtcatcctcctTCTTGAGACGAGTGGTTCCACCCTCTTTGCTAATGGGCATCTTCATGTTCCCAAATGGAGTATCGACATCGATCTTGCCCTTGATAGTGTAGCCGGTGCCTCTCCCCCTGATCATGTCCCAGACAGCAGAGCCGAAATCCTTGGGCCTGAAGCTGAACGGGATCTGCATGGTGGTGATCCCTTGCTTCTCGATCTTGGCAGACTCGGTGAGCTCGGCACTGGCGATGCTGTCGTCGCCGAGCCACATCTCGTACTCGAGCATGTTGAGGCCGAGGTCGAAGTCGTTCTTGTTCTCGAGCTTGAGGTGCAGCGTGGCGGTGGTCTCCTCGAACGAGAACCTGTGGAACTTGATCTTCTCGACGTCGACGTCGGGCTTGTAGGGGATGGGGACCTCGCCGGACTTCTCGAGCGGGAGCTTGATCCTGCCGATGATGGGGACGTCGATGAGGAGGACGACCCTGACGAGGTAGGGGATGATGCTCCCGGGCTTGATGTCGTCGTAGGTGCTCTTGATGTCGTCGTAGACGAGGGAAATGGGGATCTTGACGGTCTCCTCGCCGTGGGCGTGGATGGTGCCGGCGTCCGGGATGAGCCCGGAGACGAGCTTCCGGCCGTCGCTCTCGACGAGGTAGTCGATGTCGACGAGCGGGATCGGGACGGGGTTGGGGTTCTTGATGAgcacgtcgacgacgaggtcgGCGCGGTGGAGGCTGATGTGCGGGATGTGGACGCCGGACACGTCGGCGCTGGGCTTCCCGAAGCCCACCGCCCCCTCGATCTTCTCCCCGATGTCGTGGATGAAGTCCTTCACCTTCTCGATGAACCCCCCACCGCCTTCCTTCttctcgccgtcctcctcccggCGGTCCTTACCCCGCTCGGTCACCGTGGGGTTCTCCGACGAGGACGACATGGTAGCTAGCtggtagcagcagcaacacgaAGCGATCGAATCAAGATCTCACAGAAATACCAAATTCAAATCAAGCAaacagctcgctcgctcgctcgccatTGCTAGCTCCACAAGAATCAGCAAGAACTCGATCAGACGAAAGATCACACTCCAATCCTACAAACCTACACGCGCCAAGACGGCAACAAGACGCAAGAAAAGCAAGTTGagatggataaaatttttaccctACCCTGCAGGTTGACGCGGAGATCTGGACGGAGCGAGCGGAGATCGCGAGCGGAGGTGGGGAAATTTTAAGGAGAAGAGAAAGCAACACGAGGAGCAGGTCCTCAGAGGAGCAGAGCACGAGCTCGTGATGGAGCAAATACGGCAATGGGGCCCACCTGCAGTGACAGAAACGGATGGCCACCTCAGCCATACTGTCGGCTCCGCTCGACGCAAGTCAGCGGGGCTGGAACCTCGGCCAGTCAGAAACCGGTTTATTTGGGCCACTAACCCGGCCCGTATAAAACCGGTTTAATGGGCCTTGAATAAGTCGGCCCACGGAAAAAACCGGAGGGCCGGGTTTTTTTTGTGGGGTTTCCTATCCTTATCTATCCACTGGACACGAAGGCAACACACCTCGCCTTCCTCTACTCTCTCGCGCTCTCGATGCCGCCACCCATGGcgctctccaccgccgccctcaTGCCCACGCTCCCGCCCTCCCCATCGCCCTCGCGCCTGCGGAGCTGCCTGCCCGTCGCGCCTCGCAGGGCGGCAGCTCGGGCACGCGCGGTCTCGGCTGGGTACGCCGCGGGGTTctacggcggcgcggcgtctaCGGCCACTGGTGAGGACGACGAGGTGGGGGACGAGGAGGGGTCGTCCTCGGGGTTTGGCGCCGGGCTTGGCCTCGGAGGTGGTGGGCTCGGGATGTCGGctgcggaggcggcgctggcgctggAGGAGCGGGAGATGCCGCCGTGCCCGCCGGGGCTGCGCCAGTACGAGACCATGGTCGTGCTCCGCCCCGACATgtcggaggaggagcgccTCGCCCTCATACAGCGCTACGAGgaggtaaaaaatatattcaaaactACTGGTGGTTAGCTGCACTGACCAGACGGCAATGCATTTGCTCTGTGCTGCAGTTGACATGAATTCCAGGGAAGATTTGTAGTGGGCAatgcatgaaatttttatcttttcccAGTTTATGATAAATGAGGATTAGATTATGGCGCAATGATTCCTCAATAAATGCCGTCATTCGAATTGTTAACATTGACTGCTAGGTAACTAAGTCATACTATTTCTGATATTTTGCTGAAAATGTATACTTCATCTGGTCAACAGCTACAATTATGTATTGctttgtattttgttttgtcatgGTGGAGATCCAGGAAGTATTGACAGATAGTTGTTTGTGCTGTAGTAAAATCTTGATTACCACAAAACATTAACTACCAGAAATATTTGTGTTGTATATCCATCCTGTGTGCCAATATCCTGCATTGCTTAGTAATAATCAGCAGTTATCAGGTTTggcttgaattttttttttgttgcccCGTAATTATATTGTTGATGATCAACCAAGCATCTTGTTCATTTCCATGAGGCCGTAACCCTTCATTAAATTTGATGATATCCTGAAGTTCTGACTCCACTCCATATCCCTTGCTACAGCCTTAGCAACATGCATATCTTTGTATTAATACATAGTTGGCAATTTCGCTTACCGGTAGTGTTTCCTGTGTCTGTGTTGTAGCTCC from Oryza brachyantha chromosome 3, ObraRS2, whole genome shotgun sequence carries:
- the LOC102708229 gene encoding uncharacterized protein LOC102708229, which encodes MSSSSENPTVTERGKDRREEDGEKKEGGGGFIEKVKDFIHDIGEKIEGAVGFGKPSADVSGVHIPHISLHRADLVVDVLIKNPNPVPIPLVDIDYLVESDGRKLVSGLIPDAGTIHAHGEETVKIPISLVYDDIKSTYDDIKPGSIIPYLVRVVLLIDVPIIGRIKLPLEKSGEVPIPYKPDVDVEKIKFHRFSFEETTATLHLKLENKNDFDLGLNMLEYEMWLGDDSIASAELTESAKIEKQGITTMQIPFSFRPKDFGSAVWDMIRGRGTGYTIKGKIDVDTPFGNMKMPISKEGGTTRLKKEDDDDED
- the LOC102708509 gene encoding 30S ribosomal protein S6 alpha, chloroplastic — protein: MPPPMALSTAALMPTLPPSPSPSRLRSCLPVAPRRAAARARAVSAGYAAGFYGGAASTATGEDDEVGDEEGSSSGFGAGLGLGGGGLGMSAAEAALALEEREMPPCPPGLRQYETMVVLRPDMSEEERLALIQRYEELLVAGGAMYVEVFNRGVIPLAYSIRKRNSRTGLPSTYYDGIYLLVTYFTKPESLDALQMRLNADDDVIRSTSFKVRKRKAF